The genome window TGTAAAAATCTATGAATTCAAAGTGACCTTGAGAAAAACCACTCCGACAGTTGAACGACAAATCTTGGTCCAAGGTGATTACACACTGGAACAGCTGGGCAGAGTAGCTGCATGTGCCATTGGCTGGCATCGCAAACCATTCGATTTAATTGACACCGATGGGACGATCATGAAGGGTGACAGACCGTGGGGTCACGATCACAATCGATATGACACTGATTCTGAAGATGAAACTGATTCGAATGAGCCCGATGAAGGTGAGGCCATCGAGTGAATATTGTTTTATGGGCCAACTGATGTcgttaattcattaatttgcaggagaaacgaaacgaaaacttgcaagaaaaatttacatttcggACCACTTTGTTCGTCAAAAGAAAAGACTTGTCATGGACTATGACAAATATCGCTGGATTCACGATATA of Bradysia coprophila strain Holo2 chromosome X unlocalized genomic scaffold, BU_Bcop_v1 contig_26, whole genome shotgun sequence contains these proteins:
- the LOC119069273 gene encoding uncharacterized protein LOC119069273 isoform X1; translated protein: MLVAREDLYKYISPTTVEKGVKIYEFKVTLRKTTPTVERQILVQGDYTLEQLGRVAACAIGWHRKPFDLIDTDGTIMKGDRPWGHDHNRYDTDSEDETDSNEPDEGETKRKLARKIYISDHFVRQKKRLVMDYDKYRWIHDIRLVKTQDRDRKHYPKCIGGKNACPPYGCGPPEEYNSFLKSLKDPKHKDHINTKFFLNMSGQAKFNPTKFKASAVVFPN